A portion of the Malania oleifera isolate guangnan ecotype guangnan chromosome 3, ASM2987363v1, whole genome shotgun sequence genome contains these proteins:
- the LOC131150690 gene encoding cocosin 1-like, which yields MAKTTYSTPLPFVPKPLLFLILFSLSTLTLFHRSCLAQLELQKPQLYGDHQPRRLHRGFRTECRIDRLRALKPTRSVQSEAGETEYYDQDNKQLQCVGVAVIRLTIHLRGLLVPSYTNAPQLIHILQGRGILGIVIPGCPETYESSSWSQQKGKEGRQQYRDRYQKPRRVREGEVVALPVGVVYYLYNDGEEDLVVAKILDTSNDANQLDPRAKSFYLAGYPRKEGERGEEKTERERVFAGLGKELLGEAFDTRTRLTEKLQGKADADEYGIIVYIEEQELRLLAPETQREEEEDKDDNSNGLEENICTLRLQENLARPSRADLFNPRGGRVATSNSHTLPILKSLRLNAQNVVLYKNAIVGPHYQMNAHSVVYVRRGSGRVQVVGDSGKTVFDGEIEKGEVLVIPQNFVSLTKASDSGLEYVAVKTNDNAMETPLAGEFSVFRSLPVGVLSASYDISREDAQSLKENRREQTIFGPRSTRERDHNERRADV from the exons ATGGCCAAAACTACTTATAGTACTCCACTGCCATTCGTGCCAAAACCACTGCTCTTCCTCATCCTATTCTCTTTGTCGACCCTAACACTATTTCACCGCAGCTGCCTTGCCCAGCTTGAGCTACAGAAGCCCCAATTGTATGGTGACCACCAACCCCGGCGGCTGCACCGAGGCTTCAGAACCGAGTGCCGCATCGACCGCCTACGGGCTCTCAAGCCCACCCGCTCGGTCCAGTCGGAGGCCGGAGAGACAGAGTATTACGACCAAGATAACAAGCAGTTACAGTGTGTGGGGGTGGCAGTGATTCGTCTTACCATCCATCTAAGAGGGCTCTTGGTGCCTTCCTACACCAATGCACCTCAGCTCATCCACATCCTTCAAG GAAGGGGAATTCTAGGAATAGTGATCCCAGGGTGCCCGGAGACGTACGAATCTTCAAGCTGGTCGCAGCAGAAAGGCAAAGAAGGGAGACAACAGTATAGAGACCGATATCAGAAGCCTCGACGGGTGCGGGAGGGGGAAGTTGTGGCCCTGCCCGTCGGAGTGGTTTATTATCTTTACAACGACGGGGAGGAAGACCTTGTTGTCGCGAAGATCCTTGACACTAGCAATGACGCCAACCAGCTTGATCCCCGAGCCAAA agcTTCTATCTAGCTGGTTATCCGCGTAAAGAAGGCGAAAGGGGTGAGGAGAAGACGGAGAGAGAACGTGTTTTTGCGGGTTTGGGGAAGGAGCTGCTGGGAGAGGCTTTTGACACCAGAACGAGGCTAACAGAGAAGTTGCAGGGCAAAGCAGATGCTGATGAGTACGGTATTATCGTTTACATCGAAGAACAAGAGCTTCGACTTTTAGCCCCAGAAACCCAACGTGAAGAAGAGGAAGACAAAGATGACAATAGTAATGGGTTGGAGGAGAATATCTGCACCTTGAGACTGCAAGAGAATTTAGCCCGGCCGTCCCGCGCCGACTTGTTCAACCCTCGCGGCGGCCGCGTTGCCACCAGCAACAGCCATACACTCCCCATCTTGAAATCTCTCAGATTGAACGCTCAGAACGTGGTTCTCTACAAG AACGCAATTGTGGGGCCCCATTACCAGATGAACGCGCACAGCGTGGTGTATGTGAGGAGGGGTAGTGGTCGGGTTCAGGTGGTGGGAGACTCTGGAAAAACCGTATTCGATGGTGAGATTGAGAAGGGCGAGGTTTTGGTAATTCCCCAGAACTTCGTTTCGCTGACAAAGGCTAGCGACTCAGGGTTAGAATATGTAGCGGTGAAGACCAACGACAACGCCATGGAAACCCCTCTCGCTGGCGAGTTCTCGGTTTTCAGGTCATTGCCGGTGGGCGTACTTTCAGCCTCCTACGACATTTCCAGGGAGGACGCACAAAGCTTGAAGGAGAATCGGAGGGAGCAAACTATTTTTGGTCCACGGTCAACTCGGGAACGTGATCATAATGAGCGAAGGGCCGACGTTTGA